A region of Lycium barbarum isolate Lr01 chromosome 1, ASM1917538v2, whole genome shotgun sequence DNA encodes the following proteins:
- the LOC132644001 gene encoding transcriptional corepressor LEUNIG-like, with translation MDPFVDDGSVDDSAESCLTQEDANSGGATNRGFTFNEVNSVRASGSKVVCCDFSSDGKLLASGGHDKKAVLWHTDTLKQKTTLEEHSSLITDVRFSPSMARLATSSWDKTVRVWDADNPGYSLRIFLGHSAGVMSLDFHPNKEDLICSCDGDSEIRYWSINNGSCTRVFKGGTAVRFQPRIGRYLAAAAKNVVSILDVETQACWHSLKGHTKPIQFVCWDPSGELLASVSEDTVRVWTLRSGSEGDCLHELSSDGNKFFSCVFHPTYSSLLVIACYQSLEVWHMNENKTMTLTAHEGLIACLAVSSVAGLVASASHDKFVKLWK, from the exons ATGGATCCTTTTGTGGATGATGGTTCTGTGGATGATAGCGCTGAATCGTGTTTAACTCAGGAAGATGCAAACTCTGGAGGTGCAACTAATCGGG GGTTCACATTTAATGAAGTGAATTCTGTTCGGGCTAGTGGCAGTAAAGTTGTTTGTTGTGACTTCTCCTCTGATGGAAAACTGCTAGCTAGTGGTGGCCATGACAAAAAG gctgttttatggcatactgATACCCTAAAGCAAAAAACAACACTTGAAGAGCACTCGTCACTCATTACTGATGTTCGTTTCAGCCCAAGCATGGCAAGACTTGCCACATCTTCTTGGGACAAGACTGTCAGGGTTTGGGATGCTGACAAT CCGGGCTACTCACTTCGGATTTTCTTGGGGCATTCTGCTGGTGTAATGTCACTTGACTTCCATCCTAATAAAGAAGATCTCATCTGTTCTTGCGATGGTGATAGTGAGATAAGATACTGGAGTATAAACAATGGTAGCTGCACAAGAGTGTTCAAG GGTGGAACGGCTGTAAGATTCCAGCCCCGCATTGGTAGATATCTTGCTGCTGCTGCCAAGAACGTCGTATCGATACTTGATGTGGAGACACAAGCTTGTTGGCATTCGTTAAAG GGTCACACAAAACCAATACAGTTTGTCTGCTGGGATCCCTCTGGTGAGCTCCTAGCATCTGTTAGTGAAGACACTGTCAGGGTTTGGACATTGAGGTCCGGTAGTGAAGGAGACTGTCTACATGAGCTTAGCTCAGATGGCAACAAATTCTTCTCATGTGTTTTCCACCCTACATATTCATCATTGCTTGTTATCGCCTGTTACCAG TCTTTGGAGGTATGGCACATGAATGAGAACAAGACAATGACCCTCACAGCTCATGAAGGATTAATTGCTTGCTTGGCTGTATCGTCAGTCGCGGGTTTGGTCGCTTCAGCCAGTCATGACAAGTTTGTTAAGCTCTGGAAGTAA